One stretch of Tenacibaculum sp. MAR_2010_89 DNA includes these proteins:
- a CDS encoding FtsX-like permease family protein: MKFSLYIAKRYLFSKSGTNAINIITFIATFSVVVGTIALFVVLSGFSGLRTFSDSLLEASDPAIKIIPAKGKTFVYTEKIDEVLRSNKGIQVSSKVIEERVSLKYKNKNHIAYIKGVDELYNQIVTIDSSLTVGRWLDKEYRNTAVVGYGIFYKLSLGVLDFGEPLQIFVPKPGKGFINPNNAFNSVSTQVIGVYSGSEEFQNKYVYTNIDLARVLLNYSENTVTGLELKLKNSFNNDDVRDELQNALGSNYVVKTKKQLNALYYKVVNTENFISYLIFTLIIIIALFNVIGSIIMMIIDKRKNLKTLLSLGASIKEVKNIFVYQGFLLVLVGMIFGLVLGISLVLIQLHYGVFMIAYNLPYPVEFRWTNLLVVATTITILGYVAAKIASSRISVKFIEK; the protein is encoded by the coding sequence TTGAAGTTTTCTTTATACATAGCTAAAAGATACTTGTTTTCAAAAAGCGGTACAAATGCAATTAATATAATTACTTTCATAGCAACCTTTAGTGTTGTGGTTGGTACTATAGCATTGTTTGTGGTTTTATCAGGATTTTCAGGTCTTCGTACTTTTAGTGATTCTTTGTTAGAGGCTTCAGATCCTGCTATAAAAATTATACCCGCTAAAGGGAAAACTTTTGTGTATACAGAAAAAATTGATGAAGTATTAAGAAGTAATAAAGGAATTCAAGTAAGTTCAAAAGTTATAGAAGAACGAGTTTCTTTAAAATATAAAAATAAAAATCATATAGCTTACATAAAGGGTGTTGATGAGTTATATAATCAAATAGTAACTATAGATTCCTCTTTAACTGTTGGTAGATGGTTAGATAAAGAATATAGAAATACAGCAGTTGTTGGATATGGTATTTTTTACAAACTTTCATTAGGTGTTTTAGATTTTGGAGAACCTTTACAGATTTTTGTGCCAAAACCTGGTAAAGGATTTATAAATCCTAATAATGCTTTTAATTCAGTAAGTACTCAAGTTATAGGTGTGTATTCTGGTTCTGAAGAGTTTCAGAATAAATATGTATATACTAATATTGATTTGGCTAGAGTACTACTAAATTATTCAGAAAATACGGTAACTGGTTTAGAGTTAAAATTAAAAAACTCTTTTAATAATGACGATGTTAGAGATGAATTACAAAATGCTCTAGGTAGCAACTATGTTGTTAAAACAAAAAAACAGTTAAATGCATTATATTATAAAGTAGTAAATACAGAGAATTTTATATCTTATTTAATATTTACATTAATAATAATAATTGCTTTGTTTAATGTAATAGGTTCAATAATTATGATGATTATTGATAAAAGAAAAAATTTAAAAACTTTATTAAGTCTTGGAGCTAGTATAAAAGAAGTTAAAAATATTTTCGTGTATCAAGGTTTTTTATTGGTTCTGGTAGGAATGATTTTTGGTCTAGTTTTAGGTATAAGTTTAGTGTTAATTCAGCTCCATTATGGTGTGTTTATGATAGCCTATAATTTACCTTATCCTGTTGAATTTAGGTGGACGAATTTATTAGTTGTAGCAACTACAATCACGATTCTTGGGTATGTAGCTGCTAAAATTGCAAGCTCTAGAATTTCTGTTAAGTTTATTGAGAAATAG
- the dusB gene encoding tRNA dihydrouridine synthase DusB, protein MVKIDTIELPDFPLLLAPMEDVSDPPFRALCKENGADVVYTEFISSEGLIRDAAKSVMKLDIYEKERPVGIQIFGANLDSMLRSVEIVEKTNPDIIDINFGCPVKKVVSKGAGAGILKDIDLMVKLTEAMVKHTKLPITVKTRLGWDHDSIKIVEVAERLQDVGCKAISIHGRTRAQMYKGNADWTPIAEVKNNPRMHIPVFGNGDVNSPEKAMEMRDKFGLDGCMIGRASIGYPWFFKEVKHFFKTGEHLPTPTILERTEMARRHLEMAIDWKGERLGVVETRRHYTNYFKGIPHFKEYRLKMVTMDDPKDVFDTFNLVKDKFGDSIL, encoded by the coding sequence TTGGTTAAAATTGATACTATAGAACTACCTGATTTCCCTCTATTACTAGCTCCTATGGAAGACGTAAGTGATCCTCCTTTTAGAGCTTTGTGTAAAGAAAATGGGGCAGATGTAGTTTACACAGAATTTATTTCTTCAGAAGGTTTAATCCGTGATGCTGCTAAAAGTGTTATGAAATTAGATATTTATGAAAAAGAGAGACCTGTTGGTATTCAAATTTTTGGTGCCAATTTAGATTCAATGTTACGTTCTGTAGAAATTGTAGAGAAGACTAACCCTGATATTATTGACATTAATTTTGGGTGCCCTGTAAAAAAAGTAGTTTCTAAAGGAGCTGGAGCTGGTATTCTAAAAGATATCGATTTAATGGTTAAGTTAACTGAAGCTATGGTTAAGCACACTAAGTTACCTATTACTGTTAAAACACGTTTAGGCTGGGACCATGATTCAATTAAAATAGTTGAAGTTGCAGAACGTTTGCAAGATGTAGGCTGTAAAGCTATTTCAATTCATGGTCGAACTCGTGCCCAAATGTATAAAGGAAATGCAGACTGGACTCCAATAGCTGAAGTAAAAAACAACCCAAGAATGCATATTCCTGTGTTTGGTAACGGTGATGTTAATTCTCCTGAAAAAGCAATGGAAATGCGAGATAAATTTGGTTTAGATGGCTGTATGATAGGTAGAGCTTCTATCGGCTATCCTTGGTTTTTCAAAGAAGTTAAACATTTTTTTAAAACAGGAGAACATTTACCTACTCCTACTATTTTGGAGCGTACAGAAATGGCTCGTCGTCACTTAGAAATGGCTATTGATTGGAAAGGAGAACGCCTAGGGGTTGTTGAAACAAGAAGGCATTATACTAATTATTTTAAAGGCATTCCTCATTTTAAAGAATACCGTCTTAAAATGGTAACCATGGATGACCCAAAAGATGTTTTTGATACTTTTAATTTAGTGAAAGACAAATTTGGAGATTCTATACTATAA
- a CDS encoding DUF5777 family beta-barrel protein, translating into MYYKINDLGKTLLSLTFLLVSSFTLYAQDDLLDELDKESNAGTQFNLPAFKTLKIGNLQSTKIADKGDLYLIVSHRFGPLKNGFDSFFGLDDAFTKIELLYSFWDGVQFSISRESFEKTLAASAKVRIAKQSNKFPLNLVGYATINRNTEIKNASFSNYTLKDADRYSYSLQLLASRRFSKEFSFEFAPTYIRQNLQVLDIVKQANHNQFALGFGGRYKLSKRISLNAEYVHNLNRHKDSNYTNPYTFGVDIETGGHVFQLLFTNSQSSNEPGFISKASGDLVFGFNIVRVF; encoded by the coding sequence ATGTATTATAAAATAAATGATCTAGGAAAAACACTACTATCTTTAACCTTTTTACTTGTTTCGTCTTTTACTTTATACGCACAAGATGATTTATTAGATGAATTGGATAAAGAATCAAATGCAGGAACTCAATTTAACTTACCAGCATTTAAAACATTAAAAATTGGAAACTTACAATCTACTAAAATTGCTGATAAAGGGGATCTTTACTTAATAGTTTCTCATAGATTTGGCCCTTTGAAAAATGGATTTGATAGTTTTTTTGGTTTAGATGATGCTTTTACCAAGATAGAACTTTTATATAGTTTCTGGGACGGTGTTCAATTCAGTATTAGTAGAGAGTCTTTTGAAAAAACTTTAGCTGCTTCTGCTAAAGTTCGAATTGCAAAACAATCTAATAAATTCCCCCTAAATCTAGTAGGGTATGCTACTATAAATAGAAATACAGAAATCAAAAATGCTTCTTTTTCAAATTACACATTGAAAGATGCAGATAGATATAGCTATTCACTACAACTATTAGCTTCTCGCAGATTTTCAAAAGAATTTTCATTCGAATTTGCTCCAACATACATACGTCAGAACTTACAAGTTTTAGATATTGTAAAGCAAGCTAATCATAATCAATTTGCTTTAGGCTTTGGAGGAAGATATAAATTAAGTAAAAGAATAAGCTTAAATGCTGAATATGTTCATAATTTAAACAGACATAAAGATTCGAATTATACGAATCCTTATACTTTCGGTGTTGACATAGAAACTGGTGGTCATGTATTTCAGTTATTATTTACAAACTCACAATCTAGTAATGAACCAGGATTCATAAGCAAAGCTAGTGGTGATTTAGTATTTGGATTTAATATAGTAAGAGTGTTTTAA